A single genomic interval of Daucus carota subsp. sativus chromosome 1, DH1 v3.0, whole genome shotgun sequence harbors:
- the LOC108223224 gene encoding F-box/kelch-repeat protein At3g06240 — MSGARNIDLLPPEMITEIFTCLPAKSLGLCKCVSKSWNSFISHPSFIKAHLAKTSITKLLLIDNGYGSSLFSVSYANNNLDAIATKSSFRTSQYFINVWTKVWGSCNGLILLENNRGVRFLLNPTTLKFRRLPRQYGGYYNKMLGFGYDSSSDDHVIVLISCLLSDKSNAYVFVYELKGNIWKSVQVSPYDHSLIRLVPGIFFKGYLHWFAKDGKDGLLLIAAFDLAKKGFSRVALPDGIVDLKTEFLSIQVLHGCLCVIAEYNSKTELWIMKEYGVVESWIKLAVDVSEGSWLVSTHLEEDSLLMLKGSQFLLLVSNTEEAKLQPVNVLGLPSGFKIGMSYVDSLFSPRREDWKIKKTRRRSKNKTEAGMKNYNV; from the coding sequence ATGTCAGGAGCAAGAAACATCGATCTTCTTCCCCCGGAGATGATAACCGAAATATTCACTTGTCTTCCTGCTAAATCTCTGGGTCTCTGCAAGTGCGTCTCCAAGTCTTGGAATTCTTTCATCTCCCACCCCTCTTTCATCAAAGCCCATCTCGCCAAAACCTCCATTACCAAACTACTCCTCATTGACAATGGCTATGGGAGCTCTCTTTTCTCTGTTTCTTACGCTAACAACAATCTTGATGCCATTGCAACAAAATCGAGTTTCAGGACTTCTCAGTACTTTATAAACGTGTGGACTAAGGTATGGGGATCATGCAATGGCTTGATTCTACTTGAAAACAACAGAGGCGTCAGGTTCTTGCTTAATCCCACAACTCTCAAGTTCAGGAGGTTGCCTCGTCAGTATGGTGGATATTACAATAAAATGCTTGGGTTTGGCTATGATTCCTCTTCGGATGATCATGTAATTGTGCTTATTTCTTGTCTTCTCTCGGATAAAAGTAATGCTTATGTTTTTGTTTATGAGCTTAAAGGAAACATATGGAAGTCGGTTCAAGTTTCGCCTTATGATCATTCACTCATAAGGCTTGTCCCCGGGATTTTCTTTAAAGGGTATCTGCATTGGTTTGCGAAAGATGGCAAGGATGGTTTGTTGCTCATTGCTGCATTTGATTTGGCTAAGAAGGGATTCTCAAGAGTGGCACTGCCTGATGGTATTGTTGATTTGAAGACGGAGTTTCTTAGTATTCAGGTTCTTCACGGGTGCCTTTGTGTAATTGCTGAGTATAATAGTAAGACTGAGTTATGGATCATGAAGGAGTATGGTGTGGTTGAATCTTGGATTAAATTGGCGGTTGATGTAAGTGAAGGTTCTTGGCTTGTGTCAACACATTTGGAGGAAGATAGCTTACTCATGCTGAAAGGTAGTCAGTTTCTCTTGCTGGTTTCCAATACAGAAGAGGCTAAGCTTCAGCCTGTGAATGTTCTTGGATTACCATCTGGATTTAAAATTGGAATGAGTTACGTTGACAGCCTTTTCTCACCTAGAAGGGAGGACTGGAAGATCAAGAAAACACGAAGGAGATCAAAGAACAAAACAGAGGctggaatgaaaaattacaaTGTTTGA
- the LOC108202151 gene encoding pentatricopeptide repeat-containing protein At4g39952, mitochondrial, translating into MLRIKPNFLNKRLYSTSSIDNYLHTKINHFLFNKILNVQTVLQSHGYIITSGHKDNIFIAAKLISLYASFNNSNSCTKVFNFVKFKDPFLWNSIIKAHFSNGLYAEALEFYTQMCVSDHWPNEFTIPMVVSACAELGVLFIGKKIHGLVSKINLFEGNAAVGSSLVYMYSKCGCMDDAGLVFDEMSVKDLVSWTALVIGYVQNDECEKGLKLLCKMHKVGGYEERPNFRTLEGGFLACGNMGAMLEGKCLHGLAVKSGIGCYASVLSSIFSMYSKFESCEEAYLSFCEVRSKDLMSWTSIIGVYARMGSFKDCLSLFFEMQKAGIDPDGMIISCMLSCFGNSTCPLAGKAFHAFIIRADYENNQMIHNALVSMYCKFGLVTLVEKFVDGIHERDDEVWNVMVQGYFKVGRPTKCIELFREMQVVGIPSSLNTLVAVISSCTILQAIHQGRYLHCYAIKNIMHENISVANSLIDMYGKVGQLTKAWNVFSRTYKDTVTWNTLISSYAHSGHYDDSISLYDRMVSEGVKPNPATLIIVLSACSHIAYLEKGESIYTYIKKEKFELNLPLATALANMYAKCGKLEISRDIFNSIEEKDVVLWNAMILGYGMHGDANSAIELLAEMEQSDVRPNELTFLSGLIACNHAGLVEEGKIIFGRIKDHFLKPTLKHYTCMVDLLARSGNLQEAEALALSMPIAADGGLWGALLSACKIHNNAEMGIRIAKHAINLDPDNDGYYIIISDLYNSLGMGEEAERMRMIIKKKGLRKMAGWSMV; encoded by the coding sequence ATGCTTAGGATTAAACCCAACTTTCTAAACAAACGCttgtattcaacatcatctaTAGATAACTATCTCCATACTAAAATCAATCACTTTCTGTTCAACAAAATCTTGAATGTACAGACTGTTTTACAATCCCATGGTTACATTATTACATCTGGTCATAAAGATAACATCTTTATAGCTGCAAAGCTCATTTCTTTATATGCTTCTTTTAACAACTCTAATTCTTGTACAAAAGTCTTCAATTTTGTGAAATTTAAGGACCCTTTTCTTTGGAATTCTATTATCAAAGCTCATTTTTCCAATGGGTTATATGCGGAAGCATTGGAATTTTATACACAAATGTGTGTGTCTGATCATTGGCCCAATGAGTTTACTATTCCCATGGTTGTTTCTGCTTGTGCTGAACTTGGGGTTTTGTTTATTGGGAAAAAGATTCATGGGTTGGTGTCAAAAATCAATCTTTTTGAGGGTAATGCAGCTGTTGGGTCTTCTTTGGTGTATATGTATTCGAAATGTGGGTGTATGGACGATGCTGGTttagtgtttgatgaaatgtctgTCAAGGATTTGGTGTCTTGGACTGCGCTAGTAATTGGGTATGTGCAGAATGATGAATGTGAAAAGGGGTTGAAGTTGTTATGTAAAATGCATAAGGTTGGTGGTTATGAGGAGAGACCAAATTTTCGAACGTTGGAAGGTGGATTTTTAGCTTGCGGGAATATGGGGGCAATGTTAGAAGGTAAATGCTTACATGGGTTGGCTGTAAAGTCTGGAATTGGGTGTTATGCAAGTGTTCTGTCTTCCATTTTTTCGATGTATTCTAAGTTTGAGTCATGTGAAGAAGCTTATCTTTCGTTTTGTGAAGTTCGTAGTAAGGATCTCATGTCATGGACTTCGATTATTGGCGTTTATGCTAGAATGGGAAGTTTTAAGGACTGTTTAAGTTTGTTTTTCGAAATGCAGAAAGCTGGTATAGATCCTGATGGGATGATTATTAGCTGCATGCTTTCATGTTTTGGTAACTCCACGTGTCCCTTAGCAGGAAAGGCATTCCATGCTTTCATTATAAGGGCAGACTATGAAAACAACCAGATGATCCATAATGCATTGGTATCAATGTATTGTAAGTTTGGACTTGTAACTCTTGTGGAGAAGTTTGTTGACGGAATACATGAAAGAGATGACGAGGTGTGGAATGTGATGGTTCAGGGTTATTTTAAGGTAGGACGTCCAACCAAGTGCATAGAATTGTTTAGGGAAATGCAAGTTGTAGGCATTCCATCTAGCTTAAACACTTTGGTAGCTGTTATTTCATCATGTACCATATTACAAGCAATTCATCAGGGCCGATATCTTCATTGTTATGCAATCAAGAACATAATGCATGAGAATATCTCTGTTGCTAATTCCCTCATTGATATGTATGGTAAGGTTGGTCAATTGACCAAAGCGTGGAATGTTTTTAGTAGAACCTATAAGGATACTGTCACATGGAACACTTTAATTTCTTCTTATGCACATTCAGGGCATTATGATGACAGTATATCCCTTTATGATCGTATGGTTTCAGAAGGCGTGAAGCCAAATCCAGCTACATTGATAATTGTGCTCTCCGCTTGTTCTCATATTGCATACTTGGAGAAAGGAGAaagtatatatacttatattaagAAAGAAAAGTTTGAACTAAACTTACCATTAGCTACCGCATTGGCAAATATGTATGCGAAATGTGGAAAGCTTGAAATATCAAGAGATATTTTTAACTCAATCGAAGAAAAAGATGTTGTTTTGTGGAATGCCATGATCTTAGGATATGGAATGCATGGAGATGCAAACTCTGCAATAGAGCTTCTTGCAGAGATGGAGCAGTCAGATGTAAGACCAAATGAGCTTACATTTTTATCTGGTCTTATAGCATGTAATCATGCTGGGCTTGTTGAAGAAGGGAAGATAATCTTTGGTAGAATCAAAGATCACTTTCTCAAACCGACGTTAAAGCACTATACATGCATGGTGGATCTTCTTGCTCGGTCAGGCAATTTGCAAGAAGCTGAAGCTCTAGCTCTATCCATGCCCATTGCTGCTGATGGGGGTTTATGGGGTGCTTTGCTAAGTGCATGTAAAATTCACAATAATGCAGAGATGGGCATAAGAATTGCTAAGCATGCTATAAATCTTGATCCAGACAATGATGGATACTATATCATTATTTCAGACCTCTATAACTCTTTAGGGATGGGCGAAGAGGCAGAGAGGATGAGAATGATCATAAAGAAAAAAGGTTTGAGGAAGATGGCTGGTTGGAGTATGGTGTAA
- the LOC108195524 gene encoding dehydrodolichyl diphosphate synthase 2 yields MAVNMGSSYFVSAVPSLSPPLNYRSCTPTNSAGLRNSQFVTQRRVLMEATKRDVMHHDKQLEEEEHMLAAAGLRAEAMPKHVAVITDGHRRWARQRGHPVEYGHRTLEPVNAELCRLCCKFGIKVLTIYLFSTETWLRSQEETDSLMSLFEEAIRSNLEESIKHDIRISVIGDRTRLPQSLIEVINEAEEKTRAKSRLHLILGIGYGGQNDVIQACKKVFKKVKDGSIREEEINEKIFEQELQTSICTENPFPDLLIRAAGELRLSNFYLYQAAYAELYFTKAPYPDFKEEDMVMALKSYQQRRRRYGR; encoded by the exons ATGGCAGTAAATATGGGGAGTTCATATTTTGTATCTGCTGTTCCTTCGCTTAGCCCTCCCTTAAATTACAGATCATGTACTCCTACTAATTCTGCAGGCCTAAGAAATTCACAATTTGTTACACAGAGACGTGTGCTAATGGAAGCAACAAAAAGAGACGTAATGCATCATGATAAGCAGCTGGAAGAGGAGGAACACATGTTAGCTGCTGCTGGTCTCAGAGCAGAAGCAATGCCTAAACACGTCGCGGTGATTACTGATGGCCATAGGCGTTGGGCGCGGCAGAGAGGTCACCCGGTAGAGTATGGACACAGGACACTTGAACCCGTTAATGCAGAGCTTTGTCGTCTTTGTTGCAAATTTGGAATCAAAGTTCTTACTATTTATCTTTTCTCTACTGAAACTTGGCTTCGCTCACAA GAGGAGACAGACTCATTGATGAGCTTGTTTGAGGAGGCAATAAGATCAAATCTGGAAGAATCAATCAA GCATGACATAAGGATCTCAGTAATAGGTGATAGGACAAGACTGCCCCAATCACTTATAGAAGTGATCAATGAAGCTGAGGAGAAAACAAGGGCCAAGTCGAGGCTCCATCTCATTCTTGGTATTGGATACGGTGGACAAAATGATGTCATACAAGCCTGTAAGAAGGTGTTTAAAAAGGTAAAAGATGGTTCGATCCGTGAGGAGGAAAtcaatgaaaaaatatttgaacaagaactACAGACAAGTATATGCACTGAGAATCCTTTTCCAGATTTGCTGATAAGAGCTGCTGGGGAGTTGAGGCTAAGCAACTTCTATTTGTATCAAGCAGCTTATGCTGAACTATACTTCACCAAAGCTCCTTATCCTGATTTTAAAGAAGAAGATATGGTAATGGCCTTGAAATCGTATCAACAACGACGAAGGCGTTATGGTAGATGA
- the LOC108205200 gene encoding linamarin synthase 2: MESKPHIVCVPFPAQGHIIPMMQLAKLLHSRAFHVTFISTEHNQRRLIFALGDAFLNLSATFNFLTVPDGLPRIEPDQSHSPVGLFGSIPKTCLEPFKEVLDKLESDPEVPPVTGIVADACMSFAVEAGREFGIPVVSLWTASACGLMAYLQFPEFVKRAIFPFKDQSFLTDGTLDTKIDWIPGMTNIRLKDIPSFIQKTDASDVSFNFMKDSVQSCLKASAMIVNTFDALENEVLQAFPSNFPRIYTLGPLHTLSKGIPNSPLDSFRPSLWKEDKTCLEWLDKRNPNSVVYVNYGSVTKMTNQHLKEFAWGLANSKHPFLWIIRSNLIEGDSAIISKEFLEETKDRAMLASWCPQELVLSHPSIGVFLTHGGWNSTLESICEGVPIICWPFFAEQQTNCRYSCTDSWGIGVEVNQDVKREEIETLVKDMMEGEKGKKLKKKSLEWQKMAAEATSVGGSSFTNIDRVIKEVLLKEKV, encoded by the exons ATGGAGTCCAAACCCCACATAGTATGCGTCCCCTTCCCCGCCCAAGGCCACATCATCCCCATGATGCAGCTCGCCAAGCTCCTCCACTCTCGCGCCTTCCACGTCACCTTCATCAGCACCGAACACAACCAGCGCCGCCTCATCTTCGCCCTCGGCGACGCCTTTCTCAACCTCTCCGCCACTTTCAACTTCCTAACCGTCCCCGACGGGCTGCCGCGCATCGAGCCCGATCAGTCCCACTCGCCCGTCGGATTGTTCGGCTCCATTCCCAAGACTTGTTTGGAGCCGTTCAAGGAGGTGCTGGATAAGCTGGAGAGTGATCCTGAGGTGCCGCCGGTGACTGGGATCGTGGCGGACGCTTGTATGAGCTTCGCGGTGGAGGCGGGGAGGGAGTTTGGGATTCCGGTTGTTTCGCTGTGGACGGCGTCTGCTTGTGGATTGATGGCGTATTTACAGTTTCCGGAGTTTGTTAAGCGTGCCATTTTTCCGTTTAAAg ACCAGAGTTTTCTGACTGATGGGACTCTTGATACTAAGATAGATTGGATACCTGGCATGACTAACATCCGGTTGAAGGATATACCATCATTCATTCAAAAAACGGATGCCAGTGATGTTTCATTCAATTTCATGAAAGATTCTGTACAAAGCTGCTTGAAAGCTTCTGCAATGATTGTCAACACGTTTGATGCTTTAGAGAATGAAGTACTTCAAGCATTTCCTTCCAATTTCCCTAGAATATACACTTTAGGCCCTCTGCACACTCTCAGCAAGGGCATCCCTAATAGCCCTCTAGATTCATTTAGGCCAAGCTTGTGGAAAGAAGACAAGACATGTCTAGAATGGCTAGACAAAAGAAATCCGAACTCTGTAGTCTATGTCAATTATGGCAGTGTCACCAAAATGACTAACCAACATCTGAAAGAATTTGCTTGGGGACTTGCAAACAGTAAACACCCATTTTTATGGATCATCAGATCTAATCTTATAGAGGGTGATTCTGcaataatatcaaaagaatttCTTGAGGAGACAAAAGACAGGGCTATGTTAGCAAGTTGGTGCCCGCAAGAGCTTGTACTTTCTCATCCATCTATCGGCGTTTTTCTCACTCATGGTGGGTGGAACTCTACTTTAGAGAGTATATGTGAAGGAGTGCCTATTATTTGCTGGCCTTTCTTTGCAGAACAACAAACCAATTGTCGCTATAGCTGCACAGACAGTTggggaattggagtggaggttAATCAAGATGTAAAGCGTGAGGAAATTGAAACACTTGTAAAGGACATGATGGAAGgagaaaaaggaaagaaattgaagaaaaagtCTCTCGAGTGGCAGAAAATGGCTGCAGAAGCTACGAGTGTTGGAGGTTCATCTTTTACCAACATTGACAGAGTTATTAAAGAAGTTCTCCTAAAAGAGAAAGTATAA